In the genome of Bremerella sp. P1, the window ATCGTGGAGAAGAGCACCGAAGTTGACGTGGCCGCGCTGAAGGCTGCCCGTGAACAAGCTGCTCACCTGCAAGAACAAGAAGATAGCTAAGCTCCCGTACACCGCCAAAGCTGGCTTTCAGCTGCGGCATAGGGTTGGATTTAAAAAGCGATGATTCAACAAGAAACAAGACTGGCCGTCGCCGACAACACCGGAGCGAAGGAAGTCATGTGCATCAAGGTTCTCGGTGGTACGCGTAAGCGAACCGCTGGCCTCGGCGACGTGATTATCTGCTCGGTGAAAGAAGTTGTGCCCGGTGCGGACGTGAAGAAGAAGGCCGTTGTGCGAGCTGTGATCGTTCGCTGCAAGAAGCCGACTCGTCGTCCTGACGGAAGCTACATTCGGTTCGATCGCAACGCGGTCGTGCTGATTGACAAAGACAATAATCCGCGTGGCACGCGTATTTTCGGTGCGGTCGCTCGTGAGCTGCGAGATCGCAAGTTCATGAAGATCGTCAGTTTGGCCAGTGAGGTGGTCTAATGCATATCAAAGTTGACGACACCGTCGAAATCATCACCGGTGGCGATGCGGCCAGCGAACTTCGTGGCAAGGTCCTGAAGGTTTTCCCCGAGAAGGGCAAGATCCTCGTTGAAGGTGCCGCCAAGGTTTACAAGCACGTCAAGCCAAGTCAGCGCAACCCGAAGGGTGGCAAGCTGTCG includes:
- the rplN gene encoding 50S ribosomal protein L14 — translated: MIQQETRLAVADNTGAKEVMCIKVLGGTRKRTAGLGDVIICSVKEVVPGADVKKKAVVRAVIVRCKKPTRRPDGSYIRFDRNAVVLIDKDNNPRGTRIFGAVARELRDRKFMKIVSLASEVV
- the rplX gene encoding 50S ribosomal protein L24 is translated as MHIKVDDTVEIITGGDAASELRGKVLKVFPEKGKILVEGAAKVYKHVKPSQRNPKGGKLSKEMPVDISNVMLVCPECKQRSKTGAKIKEDGSKVRYCKSCSAEIGQLSPAK